DNA sequence from the Lysinibacillus sp. OF-1 genome:
AGGCAATTACACCTAGTAAAATGGTGCTAAGTACGTTGATGCTTGTCCAACCCAATTCTCCACCGCTACTTACACCATAGACGATGCCACCAAAGCCAATCGTAGATAAGATAATAGACCATATATCTATAGCAAGCTGCTTTCTTTCATTCACATTGGGAATAAAGATAAAACCAAAAATGATCGAGAATAATAAGAAGGGGACAGTAACCCAAAATATCCAGTGCCAGGATAGCGTGTCTAAAATCATCCCTGCTAATGTCGGGCCGAAAGCGGGTCCTGCTAAAATGACGAGACCCATCATCCCCATAGCACTACCACGTTTATTAGCTGGAAAAATCGTGAAAATCACATTTTGCGTTAATGGTAATATAATCGCTAAACCTGCAGCTTGAATAACACGTGCTATAAGTAAGACAGCAAAGATTGGTGCAACAGCGGCAAGTATGGTACCAATTATGGAAAAGAGTAAAGAGATTATAAACATTTGGCGAGTGGTAAATTTTTGCATTAAAATGCCTGTAACAGGTACTAAAATGCCTAATGTGAGAAAATAGCCTGTTGCTAGCCATTGGATAGTTGTGGCATCCACGCTGAAAAGTTGGCTAAGTTCCCCTAGTGCAATATTTAATGCTGTCTCACTAAATAGCCCTACAAAGCCGGCTACTAAGAGAGCAGCCATAATTGGACCTGTTTTTATTTCCTTATTCACTGTAAAAACTCCTTCAAAAATGTTCAACTTTCATAGAATGTATAAAAACAGAATATTCGGAAAAATAAAGTTGCGATGCTTCTACTATTTCATGTTCTGCATTATAAAAAAGTCTATGAAGATATAATCGTGATGTCGATTATCAGCGATCATGATTCCTTTTAGCTAGTACACCTCCGCGATACTAACTGCTCTGTTTTTTACTATAGCAAAAAAAAATTCTCAAATGTAAGTACTAATTTGAGCGATTACTATACGATTTCATCATTTAGACACATTTTTTTGAGATAGCATTCATTTTTTGAAGGAGAGGAGGAGATTTGTCCAGACCTCTCACAAACGAGTGATAGGTCTGAACTCTTTTATGAGAGCTTTTCGGTTTTTTCACGTGTTCGAATTAAGTAATAGGCATTGACGGAGGAGGCGATCGGAATAATCAGTGCAATACCGATGCCAGCACAAAAAATAGTCGTCATTTCAGCACTAAAAACCTTGGAGTTGACGATTTCACCAATCGAATAGGAGAGATCTTTGAACCATATTAATAAGCTTAAATAGCCACCAAAGAAAGCGAAGAATAACGTATTCGTATCGGTTCCTAAAATATCTCTCCCGATATTTAAGCCGGATGTAAATAATTTCTTTCTACTAATCGAAGGGTTACGATAAAAAATCTCATGCATGGAAGTAGCAATGGAAATAGCGACATCCATAATTGCTCCAATCGTACTCATAATAATGACGGAGGCACCAATCTGCACAAAATCAACACCAATATAAAGGGAAAAGATGCTTATTTCTTCTGTTGTTTCTTCACCAAATCCTTGAATCATCAACTTTTTCGTTACAAATGTAATAAAAAGAAGTAAGACAACAATCGTCACCATAGTGGAGATAAATGCTGTAATGGTTTTACTGTTTGTTTTATTGATATAGAAAAGGCTAATACAACTAATAATTGTACAGGCAACGAACGTTAAGATGATGGGGCTATTTTTAGGGTTGGTCATTAAAAAGATCGTCACAAAGAGCACACCGAAATTTAGGAATAAAGAAAGAAACGAACGTACACCTTGCTTCCCGCCAATTGCGACCATCAATAGACATAAAATAAAAGCTAATAACACAATTACATTCATTCTTGAACCCTCTTTCGATTAATGAAAAATAGAGCAGTATACTGACTGATCGGAATCGTGAGGACAACCCCAATACCACCTGCTAAGGCGCGAGCTAATTCTAAAGAAAGATTCAAGGACAGCGTGAGTCCTAAAGTAGAAGAATTTTTCAAATAGAGAATAACCATCGGTATGGAGCCACAAAGGTAGGCAAAGAACAAAATACTCGTAATGGTGCCCATAATATCTTTCCCGATTTCATGCCC
Encoded proteins:
- a CDS encoding DHA2 family efflux MFS transporter permease subunit — its product is MNKEIKTGPIMAALLVAGFVGLFSETALNIALGELSQLFSVDATTIQWLATGYFLTLGILVPVTGILMQKFTTRQMFIISLLFSIIGTILAAVAPIFAVLLIARVIQAAGLAIILPLTQNVIFTIFPANKRGSAMGMMGLVILAGPAFGPTLAGMILDTLSWHWIFWVTVPFLLFSIIFGFIFIPNVNERKQLAIDIWSIILSTIGFGGIVYGVSSGGELGWTSINVLSTILLGVIALCLFVLRQSKMDHPMLNLRAFQYPMFVLGLLMNMITFFNMLSMLVVLPMYMQTALLVSAFVTGLMMLPGSLLNCLLAPTIGKYFDKYGPRAIITPGTILVVIGYGLYALNGTETATWALVLTHIIMMLGVGMVLASVQTNTLNALPRQYFPDGIAITQTSQQVSGAIGIAVMVSLFSAKQQQFLTDSTTNAQEAAASGSAFVFTISFALAIINVILSFFLKKTQSF
- a CDS encoding YibE/F family protein, coding for MNVIVLLAFILCLLMVAIGGKQGVRSFLSLFLNFGVLFVTIFLMTNPKNSPIILTFVACTIISCISLFYINKTNSKTITAFISTMVTIVVLLLFITFVTKKLMIQGFGEETTEEISIFSLYIGVDFVQIGASVIIMSTIGAIMDVAISIATSMHEIFYRNPSISRKKLFTSGLNIGRDILGTDTNTLFFAFFGGYLSLLIWFKDLSYSIGEIVNSKVFSAEMTTIFCAGIGIALIIPIASSVNAYYLIRTREKTEKLS